The following is a genomic window from Amphiura filiformis chromosome 4, Afil_fr2py, whole genome shotgun sequence.
TCGCTTAACATTCAACATCGGTGCACTATTGTCACTTTTAGCGGTTACAGTAGATCGCTATATCGCCATTGCCCATCCCTTACGATACCCTGCAATAGTTACTCGACATAAATGCATTTGCATCCTTGTTGTGATCTGGTGCTGGGCCGTGTTTATGCCATTCGTCCACGGACCGATATTTGGGCACATTCCAGCAAAATATTTCTCTGAACATTGCATTTGCTATTTCACACCTGCAAATGCCAATGAATTCAATTGGACTGTAATATTCTGTTTAACTTTCGTTGTGGTGATCCCGTTTATAATTACTACGACCATTTACACCAGGCTCTTCTTCATTGTCAGGAAACACGTTTCTTTCGTCGAAAACTTTACCAACAATCAGGACAAAAACCTCAAATTTCTAATCACATTCTTTCTCGTTATTATTTACTTCGCCATTGTATGGGTTccttacgtaatactacgatttACGGAATTtgccactgattttgttacctcgAAGCAGGTTGACATCCTTATCGAGATTATGATACTTATTAACAATGGTGTCAATATTTTCACCTACTACTTTCGAAATAAGGATTTCAAAAATGCAGCTACTAAGCTTTTTAAAGGAGAAGAATTATATTCAATTACAAAGTACTATGACAAAAAGAATGGTACGAGTACAATATCATCAGTTTGTGCAAAAGTATAGACAGATCTGGTGACAAAGGCGGTTTGTTTATCTTTGGACAGCAACGTTTCGTGAGCATTATAGAAAAAAGACAATACGTTTtgttatataaataatatatattgaCGTCGAAGAAGTAGATACTTTATTTCagggcaagtaggatggcaggaGCCATGCTTTTCCATTTATGCactttttaatattaatacattgatctggTTGGCAATGAGTCAACGAAGCCAATAATTATGTGATTAACTGTtttcaagttataagcaaaaaggtcaaagataAAGCTATTATGATCTCCACCgggtaacatttaaaaaaagtgttCCGATTGTTATCAAAacggttttaatttttttaactttaaaatttaaaaaaaaaagatgtttgtttcCCAATGCTATACAGGGCACTTGGCTGACAAACTCTGAGTCGTTGAAGTCAGTGTCAGATGTCAGTGGCATTTGCTCCATGTGAAGGGCATTTGCACTAGCACTGGCGCAGGCGTTTTATAGCGTCATTGATGTTATTATTCTGCAGACTGGATCATATCTAAGTCAAAATTGAATAGGACCGTAAAACCACAGAAGATACCTCTTCTCTAGTAAAAGCAAGAGAAGTGGCgatgaaaaaacttttttttaaatcaatttcgcgaacacgtggtttgaaaaataCCCCTCTttttgtgtttcgcgaatcgcgtttcttcatctgaaaacaccccttatttcacgaaattttcgacgagcatgaatacccgcggatgcatgaAGTGCGTGGACAGGGCTTCAAACACAATCGTTCCTGCTCAAACCTATACCATTGTTCCCATGGAAGCAGAACCAGGTATATGCAGAAACATAGATGTTTGGAAATTTGTTTAAATAGAGCATTGATAAGTTTGGAtacttacattttttttttattattatgaaaacatcatgaaggttatttttttttcaaattgttattaGTCTGCTATCTTTCTTTATGTTCTTTGAATGTCAACAGAATGATTATTAAGGTCTTTTAAAgtatggtatgcatgattgataTTCTGTATGAAAGATTGAGGTCATTGTTGAAAGCTTTAATATAAATCTCTAAAGGGTGCATTATAAAATCACTAAGCAAAAGTCCAATGGTAATGAGTTCCGGTGTGGTGTCCTCAGGCATGCTAGCGACCATGTGTGTTGTGCGGTTAGCATTTTCTGAATTAAATGAAAGAAAGGTATACCCTTAAACGGAGCCAGTTTTAATGCTAGTGTCGGTGTTGAAATTGTAGTCCTTGATTatagaaaaatgtgaaaaatcttgTCACGCTGGGTAGAAAACGCCTCGTAAAAgtgttgatttttacgtgcttttcaaaaCTTTTCGATATGTGCAAAGAAATGTAGATGTAGGTCAATAATATGCCTACTTATTGATTACTGTGTCTTGTAAAAATTACAGAATCTTGTAAAAAGAACAGAGGTAAAGAACAATAGAAGAACAGTTCAACATTTGACAATCAATATCGAATTACACATTTCCTACCAGTGGAAGCTCTTTTCGCGCAATCATTTTAATCTGCGACTTCAGCTCACGACAGAGTGATGACAATCCATTGTAACAAATCGAGCCATTTCATATTAAAATCTAATCATTTCAAGCCATTTCCCGAGTCACTGTATAATCTACGGAAAATTTCGTTTTTGAATCGTTATGACTGGTCCTTTGACGTTAAAACAGGAGAAACCCCAAAAACAAACATTCAAAGAAAACTAAAGGAAGCAAGTTACAAGCGCCATCTAAAACCAGAACCAAAATAAAACCatataaataaggaacataaaacAGTATTGGCCTCATGGTCGAGGATACGAGAAGTAAAATTCAACTGCAGAGCTTTCAACCTTCAGAAGGAAGGCCTCTACTACTAAAGCTTTTAAAAggcttttaaaattaaaatacgaAGGTCCGATTATATAGGTTTACCGTCcaccctttctttttttttaaactacaactacaacttgGAATTATTTCGTTCTTTCAGCGCACGTATAATTTGTCTAGGAGCCAATGAAGATAATATCATTTGCTCGCATGATTTGCTTAACATGtaatatgaaaataaacaattaCTATCACGTCTGGACAGGAAACTAGCATCATTATTTTGACGattatactgatattttaatACAAACTTATGAAGTTATAATCAACTCGATAATAACGATGGCTGATGAGGAAGTATCAGAAGGTATCACAGCTTTGCAGATTATCCGATCTGTTGTCATTAGCGCGCTAACAtctattgctatctttggtaatGCTCTggtactttttattttaccccacaTAAAATCTTGCAGAGGAATCCACGAATGTTCCTGACATCACTCACCGTAGCAGACATGTTCGCGGGGATATTTAGCGGCCTTCCGATGGCTATATCTTCTGTAGCTAACAGGTGGATTTTCGGAGATGTTTTCTGCAACTTTACCGCTGGAGCACGACTATTTTTTAACATCGGAGCGCTCTTGTCTCTTCTGGCAGTTACCATCGATCGTTATATCGCCATCGCTTTTCCACTTCGCTATCCTATGATCATGACGCAGCGAAAGAGCATTTGCATTCTTGGGATCATCTGGTGTCTTGGATTCCTTTGGCCGTTCTTTTACGGACCAATGCTTAAGCGTACACCAGCACAATACTTTTCAAATCATTGTTCATGTTTCTTTACAGGATCTGACCCGAATGAATTTGATTGGTCTATCCTTTGCTGCCTGACTATCTTTGTTCTCACTCCTTTTGTCATCACAACAATTATTTACACCAAGCTTTTCGTCATCCTTAGACGCCATGACGCCTTTGTCACAAAGTTTAATATGAATCACAACAGCAAGACGAAAAACGTGAATTTTCTAATCACGTTCTTTCTCGTCATTGTTTACTTTGCTATCGCCTGGATTCCTTTCGTATTTCTGCGACTGATTGAGCTTCTTACCAACTTTTCTGCTCCCAAAGAAGTAGACATGCTGATGGAAGTACTGATTTTAATGAACAATGGGGTCAATATCTTCACCTACTACTTTCGCAACAAAGATTTCAAGACAGCTGCTATCAAGTTATGTGCACTGTACAGAAACGAAACCTGAAGCGACTACAAGTTCAACGGAATCAAGCACTTCATCTTCGCGctggacgaaaaaaaaaaaatttgtaaccGAACGGATGTCGGCTATTCCAAAACCAATAGAAGAAGAACGGACTTTAATAAACGAAACAGAATAACATTGCAACTGGTCAAAATGAGACAATTCGTTACACCTTTACAGCGAAAGACAAGGTGATTGCAACTTTGTAATGCATTAATTGTTAGATAGCTGAAGTTTGTCAATTTACTTCGACCTCTTCGTCAACTTAACACAATTTTCTTGCTCTGATATACTTCAACGCGAACATTTAATTAGTTACTGCACCAAAAGCGCCGTGACGGGTaaattcatgacatttatatcgATAGGCAATCAAAAGAAAGCCATGTGTAGGCGACTGCAGCAAAATGTCTCCCATATGTTCTGTCGAGTGGGTTGTTGGTTACATTCAaaaacaaaagactctaccttaggcGCTTATTTAAATAAACATGAATAAATTCGCTAGGCGAGGGATTATGTCAGGAGCCACTGCTAATCTCCTTATTATATTGACGTATTTCCGTTCATATTTTACTTATAACTACTAACTAACTATAGATTAAGTTCACTTCGACTTCTGGAGGCTTTCATGGCAGAGTGGTTTCGAATATATAATCCTCTAGACATTGAAGGTTGCTTCAATGAGCGAATTTCAATCAGAATGCATCCTAGTGTAATTGAAACGATCCGAGGATGACTAAAAAAGATGCAAAATCCAGGCAAGACGATACACAGTGTCGACAACCTGTAAATAAAATATGTTTCCCTGAAATGAATCACGtattaatactccgttggtgagcgacgggcgattggtatttcaccgaatgcaagaaaaggagtcctatctgattggctagagaACGATcactagatcgctcagtgatgaaatacaaactcagatgtagagatgtattcaattccatttaaatcaatatttcattattgacgcagataaagaaagttataACGTCTCACTatggtgcattgtattatagacttgtgatttaatattctatatgCTTGTTcttttcatataattataattcTATAACAGTTGGGtatatcacattattatcgtatgatttaaaaacatttcggGGAAAATGCAGTAAATATATGTGTTAAAAGAAAACGATAATCGTATCTTTGTTAATTGAAATTCCAGTgagttaattgaaaacaaaacccgggttttacctgacaacaaatcgaattttgttgtaatggcaacatcatatggggtactgagcatgcgcagatcgtaaaaacgtgtatgaatggaaacgctgcggtatctcatatcgtgtaagtgatatgcttagcctgagttgctcggcctatctcgaacaaaatcgccatgcgtagctgttgaagaacaagtggattcgccgtactatcacggtaatttttgacacgaagatatagggatgataacACTATGCGATACTGACCAGCCTTATTCATATGATTATTCATTTAAATGAGGCTTATAATAAGTAAGTAGCTGTTGTGCACTGTTCGGACATTTTATATGCATAGTTTGGCTATATATCCTACATCATAAAATATTGAGAGTTTAATTGATCATTATTGATTCCTGTATAGAAATACATAGAGCAGTGGGTGATAAAGTAAGAATTTGAGTCATTTTCTGTAAGAATTTGAGTCATTTTCTGTCAGTAAATAAACGTGGTGTTAAAATAGGCCGaatatttcttcttctttttttttttttaaaaaggtcctTTCCAAAATGCAATCATGTTTGCCCTCAAATCAACCTACATGTGCAAATGATGCATGGTGGAATATGCTGATTTCCAGACACCGGAAGTAAAATTGTGCGATAGAAAAACGGCAATATCTTCGCACATACGAGTCTCACCTAAAAATAAATATCATAGGTTTAACACAAAATGTAAATGTAGTTTATCATGGTTTTTAGTCGTGACTGTAAAAATCGGAATCATATACcaaaattttaatatcattttaaaatcttaaTTTAAGTGTActtgttttgtacttgtttgaagTTATTAAGTTTGTAACAAGCCTTAAAagcttatataagcatgctggcctatagacgaatccaacgagccaagccatggtcaggatttggtcggccatatattttggttccccgcatgcaccaaacaggtgttatgagtgcccaattgggtagaTTAatcccgcttaaaattcgatgttagattcttttgtgttgtaaactgttatcattcttttgtctacgtgtaacacgggtgatagaatgcagtttaaaatacccttcaaggccgcatcatttgaCAATTTAGGTGaaatagctgggtccccgtcgcggctatggctgccattgaggagtaggaatgcgtgaaattagattcgtctatataaaGAGAAATGAAGGAATTGGAAACAGGATTAACGGAAAAGAAAAGCCACTCCCAACGAATCAATTGTAAAATTTTGCTCTTAGCCCTTTTGTCGATAAATAAAACACTGGGAATTCTTATTCCATACCACGATACAAAGGCTCTGAAATCgaactttttgaattgtttcaccatgttcaccaagagctatttatttaatgacatgtGTTGTGATTTCCTCCATTGATTGTCCAGGGGTGTGAGATGGAATAGCAGAAttcagacaaaaaaaaccaagggATGAAACGATCCATCGCTTGCAGTGATGTCATGCCAACCGACAGAATATAAAACGCTTTTGTTTACACTCAAATGACCTACGATACTTACGTATGTATCCATTATTCGCGCTAATTTTACCGATACAAATTTTAACCCACCGCCTTAGCCTTATTGGCGGTTATGGGTTGTTATTTATGCTTAATATCAGTACTAAGGAAAGAAATCCAAGATTTAGAAGCAGGAGAAAACAGGAGTACCAGAAAAACCTGCGAGGGTATGCATGTCTTGAAAAGGGTTGCACCAATTATCACTAATAACAGTAAATTACAGGTGCACATTTTGATAATGTGCAATGTAATGCTCAAATTGCTTACACGTATGGTGGATTTTGTAACTGatatttaaaacattaatttCACAGAAAATCCATTACACATGTTACATCACTGCCTTCTTAAAATTTATCCAGATTCATCACTGCTACTACCTTCATATACTAGTATACTTTGTCAcagtttggttttgttcaaaaggaATCTTTTACAAACAAACTGGATGAATCTATTTAGCGATACTTTTATTCCAGGTGAAGAAACTTTCATCAGAGTGTACTACATATCCAATAAACTGCATTTATGGCCATTGCGGCTTCGAGCAGCAAATAAACCCAGCTAAAGTGACCACTGGTAGCCTAGATATTTTAATTCACGTAAATTATGCCGTTTgcgcttttatttattttttacttattGTAAAGCTGTTTTTGTTACAGCGTATAATTGTGCTTTTTAGACGTGTCTGACCAAATGTCACGTAAATTAAAGTAGTGCTAAAAAGTCTTTTAAAATGCTTATACCTTAGCTAACTTGTAAAAGCATTGGTACAATTCAGTTGACATTAACTGTATCCATATAGGGATATCATGATATAGAGCTTGACGTAAGGTAGTGTTTTCCTTTTAGCTCGCATGGAAGGTGTCCATGTATTTTGTGATTAATGTTCATGAAGGGAAGTATAGTTAGTCACTAAATCATTATAAACAGAACAAATGGTTCACTAGCGCATTTAGACCGTAACTGGTGAACACCAAGGACTACTTTAGAGCAACTGGTATTTAAAATATTCTTCCCGCAAATCATCAATGCTTTCATCACCGCTACTAACGTCATTATACTTTGACTTTGTCACAACCAATTCTTAATTATCATTGGAATATGGAGGAATCGACGGTAGGTCCGTTTGAAAATGTTACAGATTATGACTATGACTTTGTATTTGACGATTATAATCAGCACATCGTTGTGGCGATAACTATATCAATTGCAGCAATACTTGGAATCCTCGGCAATAGTTTGGTGATAATATCAGTATTTGTATCGAAGAAACTTCGGACTGTGACTAATGCATTCGTGGTGAATCTTAGCATTGCTGATTTAATCACTTCTCTTATGATACCATGGCATGTTGTGATATTACTCAGCCACGAGGAGTACCCTATCAAAGACTGGGGATGTGCTGCTGTTGCAGGGTTGATCTTTATATGTATTGGGACTAGTTTATTTACTTTAGCATGCATTGCGTTAAATCGACTCATGTTGATCACCCGACCGATGAAAAAATACATCACGGTCTTTTCGCCATTTTTTACGGGCATTTGGATAACAGCAACTTGGGTCATTCCATTCTGTTTTAACATTATTCCACCATTTCTTGATGTGGGGAAGCTTGGGACTTCACAGAAATATCGAGTGTGCTTAGGCATATCAAAACACCCCAAAAACGATACATTTAATTACATCCAACTAATTGGATGCTTCCCAGTCCCTATAGTAACTCTCATCATATCGTACTCTTGGATATACATTCATCTTCGGCGTCATGCACACAAACTCAAAAAAAGCGGAGCCGATACTTTGAACATGTCAGAAACTGCAACACATACGAGTACCGTCGACAACTTCAGACAAGCCAATAACAACTCGGACAATATCGATACAACAAGTAATGTATCCCGTAGCATTTCTCAACAACTGACATCGGCAGTTCGACCCGACAAATTAACTAAAGCAGAGAAACAGCGACGTAAGAGACAAAAGGCCATCACAAAGAACATGTTACTAGTGTTCATAGCCTTTGTTGTGTGCTTCGTTCCTACAGCGCTCCAGTTGGCCTTAGATGGTGTTTATGGCATCAAAGCAATATCCCCATATGCCACAGCACTCACACTCATCAATGCGTGTGTAAATCCAATAATATATGGGTTTAAACACCCTTACTTTAATCACGTCTTTAGATGTTTACTCACTTGCAAATGGCACGCGATCCCAGAACCATCTGATGAGTTTAAAAAATTGAGGAAATTATGCTGTCGTTTTGGAAGATAAATACCTTTGAAATAAGGATGGCAGAGATCATAGATTAATAAAACCGTCAAATGAATGCCAACAAGAATGTCGTTATAACAAGTAATGTATCCCGAAACATCAGCATTTCTTAATAGCTGACGATGTCAATTCGACCCGACAAATTAAGAAAAGCAGAGAAACAGCGACGTAAGAGAGAAAATGCATCACAAAGAATATGTTCCTAGTGTTCATAGTGCTGACATGTTTAGAGTatagtattgaggcaatcctgtgtgtaattttggttaattttgatggacaggattttaagatatgaccttgtcaaaaattataagtttctgttATGGCTTAGTGTACATGATATTGGAATTTCTCTACTtatgtagagaaattagctacatgaatGGGGCGATCAAAAATGCGAATTTTTATGACGtacccttcacttttaggcaatttataagcagggttttttttgcactttcgctgggatcactgaatgggtatgCCTGTTTTGTAGATTGCGATCATCATTGAAAGCTAATTTCATCTCTGAAATAACTCATCGCTCGAACAATTTGCCGGAAATTAAGAAGCTAAAAAGTATCTCTGGCATTCTGAATTTACGTAAGAGACAGGAATTGCAGATATGTCAATAATTTTCCCACTGATTGATTATTGTGTCTTGCAAAAATGACAGGACAATCAATAAACTAGTATCTATGTAATTTCACATTTCAAGTGGAACTTTTTTCGCGCTATGATTTTAATCTGCGACTTTCACAGTCCGTTTcatgttaaaaagaaaagaaaataataaaatatctcaAACAAATAATCCAACAAAACCAAAGAAAACAAGCACCAAACCTTCAGAAGCAAGGTTTGGCACAGGCCTCTGGGAGtaaagctttaaaaaaatcattgaagACCCTCGGAATTTGCTTAATCACTCCGTTCTTTTACCGCATGCGTATATTACCTTAGAAGCAat
Proteins encoded in this region:
- the LOC140150394 gene encoding G-protein coupled receptor moody-like, whose protein sequence is MEESTVGPFENVTDYDYDFVFDDYNQHIVVAITISIAAILGILGNSLVIISVFVSKKLRTVTNAFVVNLSIADLITSLMIPWHVVILLSHEEYPIKDWGCAAVAGLIFICIGTSLFTLACIALNRLMLITRPMKKYITVFSPFFTGIWITATWVIPFCFNIIPPFLDVGKLGTSQKYRVCLGISKHPKNDTFNYIQLIGCFPVPIVTLIISYSWIYIHLRRHAHKLKKSGADTLNMSETATHTSTVDNFRQANNNSDNIDTTSNVSRSISQQLTSAVRPDKLTKAEKQRRKRQKAITKNMLLVFIAFVVCFVPTALQLALDGVYGIKAISPYATALTLINACVNPIIYGFKHPYFNHVFRCLLTCKWHAIPEPSDEFKKLRKLCCRFGR